A portion of the Gossypium arboreum isolate Shixiya-1 chromosome 8, ASM2569848v2, whole genome shotgun sequence genome contains these proteins:
- the LOC108468683 gene encoding uncharacterized protein LOC108468683, whose product MNQIGTLQRPGETRWGSHLNSVTSLLKMYNATSTEVLGITDNLCQALQRRSQDILNAMSLVLRMKDLKNVISFCETWELDFPNMNAQYIVGRSRNKKEDVTVEYHYRMDIFFATIDTQLQELKSKFNENVVELLTLSIALDPKEFFKLFAIDKICILVNKFNPEDFSQQEKESPAYELKHYELDIDSSYIDSSSFNSILRMYFFCYEDCEDSTS is encoded by the exons ATGAATCAGATTGGCACTTTACAACGTCCTGGTGAGACTCGATGGGGTTCTCATTTAAATTCAGTTACTAGTTTACTTAAGATGTACAATGCTACTAGCACG GAAGTTTTAGGGATTACTGATAACCTTTGTCAAGCTTTGCAACGCCGTTCTCAAGATATATTAAATGCCATGAGTTTAGTTTTGAGAATGAAAGATTTGAAAAATGTGATATCCTTTTGTGAAACTTGGGAGTTGGATTTTCCAAATATGAATGCTCAATACATTGTGGGTCGTAGTCGCAACAAGAAGGAAGATGTTACAGTGGAGTATCATTATCGAATGGATATATTTTTTGCTACAATAGatactcagttgcaagaattgaagaGCAAGTTTAACGAAAATGTTGTCGAGCTTCTCACTCTTTCTATAGCTTTAGATCCCAAGGAGTTTTTCAAGTTATTTGCTATTGATAAAATTTGCATACTTGTAAACAAGTTCAATCCAGAAGATTTTTCTCAACAAGAGAAAGAAAGTCCCGCATATGAGTTGAAGCATTATGAACTTGAT ATTGATTCGTCTTATATTGATTCTTCCAGTTTCAATAGCATCCTCAGAATGTACTTTTTCTGCTATGAAGATTGTGAAGACTCAACTTCGTAG